A stretch of Pangasianodon hypophthalmus isolate fPanHyp1 chromosome 9, fPanHyp1.pri, whole genome shotgun sequence DNA encodes these proteins:
- the lingo4a gene encoding leucine-rich repeat and immunoglobulin-like domain-containing nogo receptor-interacting protein 4a isoform X2: MFGEAADWWMVYWWVVQLCIVGVSVEGIPPWPCPQNCECLHEPLKVNCSSCHLNSVPEGIHKNTQSLSLANNLLKTLEKHQFSELEQLQELDLSENMLTVIEVQAFSGLQNLLILRISQNRLKVILVGVFSGLQSLRLLDISKNEILVFLNDMFYEMPSLQKLEVNENDLVFISNRAFSGLLYLQELNLDGYNLTSVPTEALSQLPRLVRLSFCHTGLTVLPNNSFRQLTQLRELTLSHWHRLDTLLPNSLTGLNLTSLTLSYCNLSSVPYASLHHLVYLLYLDLSYNPITSIQPHLLRDLLQLQEFHLVGGNLKKVDPGAFHGLVHIQLFNVSLNQLSTLEETVFQSVGTLQVLRLDGNPLACDCRLFWVLQRHLHLNIDGQAPSCASPVQVQGRTFQEFMESELPVLFICRSARILNRKPQEVSVDEGQTVLFLCQVDGDPSPSVIWVSPQRTLLPTTGRIRVLSNGTLEVRYVQVQDSGIYYCFASNVAGNDSISVSLRVRSFVTSSSRNRSAHFFLDGWSFTSTHPPVNGSYDSQPFPFDLKTLLVAVTMGFLSFLSSVAVCFIFMFFWSQSRGQIKHTATIDFVPHRTGAGSGGGRTRMETGRFTMKLI, from the coding sequence ATGTTTGGGGAAGCTGCTGACTGGTGGATGGTATATTGGTGGGTGGTTCAGCTGTGCATAGTAGGTGTGTCAGTTGAAGGAATCCCACCTTGGCCATGCCCTCAGAATTGTGAGTGCTTACATGAGCCTCTCAAGGTCAACTGCTCCTCATGTCACTTAAACTCTGTACCGGAGGGTATCCATAAGAACACACAAAGCCTCAGTTTGGCCAATAATCTACTGAAGACACTTGAAAAACATCAGTTCTCTGAACTGGAACAGCTTCAGGAACTGGATTTGAGTGAAAACATGCTGACAGTGATTGAAGTGCAAGCATTTTCTGGCCTGCAAAACCTTCTCATTCTGAGGATTTCCCAAAATCGGCTTAAGGTCATTCTGGTCGGAGTGTTCTCTGGACTTCAGAGTCTCCGTCTGCTGGacattagcaagaatgaaatcCTTGTCTTTCTCAATGACATGTTTTATGAGATGCCATCTCTACAGAAGTTGGAAGTTAACGAGAATGATCTTGTGTTCATCTCAAACCGTGCCTTCAGTGGCTTACTATACCTTCAGGAACTTAACTTAGATGGCTATAACCTTACTTCAGTCCCAACTGAGGCACTGTCACAGCTTCCCAGGTTGGTGAGGCTGAGTTTCTGTCACACTGGTCTCACAGTGCTACCCAACAATTCGTTTAGGCAGCTGACTCAGCTCAGGGAGCTGACATTGTCCCATTGGCACAGGCTGGATACACTATTACCTAATAGTTTGACTGGACTTAACCTCACCTCTCTGACACTCAGCTACTGCAACCTGAGTTCTGTGCCCTATGCTTCTTTGCACCATCTGGTCTATCTGCTCTACTTGGACCTGTCCTACAACCCTATCACCTCCATCCAGCCACATCTGCTCAGAGACCTTCTACAGCTGCAAGAGTTCCATTTGGTTGGTGGGAATCTGAAGAAGGTGGATCCGGGTGCTTTCCATGGCCTTGTTCATATTCAGCTATTCAATGTATCATTAAATCAACTGTCAACACTGGAAGAGACTGTGTTCCAATCAGTAGGGACACTTCAGGTACTTCGGCTGGATGGGAACCCACTTGCTTGCGACTGCCGACTATTTTGGGTGCTGCAACGTCATCTGCATCTAAACATTGATGGGCAGGCACCCAGTTGTGCCTCACCTGTACAGGTGCAGGGTAGAACATTCCAGGAGTTCATGGAGTCTGAGCTTCCAGTGTTGTTTATTTGTAGATCAGCACGTATTCTAAACCGCAAGCCACAGGAGGTGAGTGTGGACGAGGGCCAAACAGTCCTGTTCCTTTGTCAAGTGGATGGAGACCCTTCCCCCTCTGTCATCTGGGTGAGCCCTCAGCGGACGCTTCTGCCCACCACAGGTCGGATCCGTGTGCTGTCCAATGGAACCCTTGAGGTGCGTTATGTACAAGTGCAAGACAGTGGCATCTACTATTGCTTTGCATCTAATGTGGCCGGGAATGACAGTATTTCTGTCAGTCTGCGGGTGCGAAGTTTTGTCACTTCCTCATCTCGGAACCGCTCTGCCCACTTCTTTCTTGATGGCTGGAGTTTTACATCTACCCATCCACCAGTAAACGGCTCGTACGATTCTCAGCCATTTCCATTTGACTTGAAGACGCTGTTAGTTGCAGTAACAATGGGCTTCCTGTCATTCCTGAGCTCTGTGGCAGTTTGCTTTATATTCATGTTCTTCTGGAGTCAGAGCAGAGGGCAGATcaaacacacagccacaatTGACTTTGTACCTCACAGAACAGGAGCAGGATCTGGGGGAGGACGGACCAGAATGGAGACTGGCAGATTTACCATGAAGCTCATCTGA
- the LOC113547147 gene encoding zinc finger protein 501 isoform X4, which translates to MTSIFIHHSTALVSKIALAYLDVVLHTSHVDFCDDVAEMNDALLKLFSCTWCQLSYTSEIYLYNHIRRSHSEENMRLLISSDNVMPTGSAKSEQTCSGTLHTNITHGLMQKEIYHCSKCGKDNLHNLSKHQCVHTREKTFPCSQCGKSFTYQRHLQHHQRIHTGEKPYHCSQCGKSFNKASTLQRHLHIHTGEKPYHCSQCGKSFIYLSRLKDHKSIHTGEKPYHCSQCGKGFKKPSNLKDHKRVHTGEKPFHCNHCGKSFNQLSHLKTHQRIHTGEKPYQCSQCGKSFNQQSHLKTHQRIHTGEKPYHCLECGKSFNQHGDLQKHQRIHTGEKPFHCSQCGKRFNQQGELQIHQRVHTGEKPYHCLQCGKRFNQQRNLEKHQRIHTGERLYHCLQCGKSFNEKRNLERHQPFHTREKPYDCLHCGKSFAYQSNLKTHQRIHTGEKPYQCSQCGQRFTYFKTFKKHSCKNIEQSACAT; encoded by the coding sequence AAATGAATGATGCCCTGCTGAAACTTTTCTCCTGCACCTGGTGTCAGCTTTCCTACACATCTGAAATTTACCTTTACAATCACATAAGGAGAAGCCACTCTGAGGAAAATATGAGACTGTTGATATCAAGTGACAATGTGATGCCCACAGGAAGTGCAAAAAGTGAGCAAACATGCTCTGGTACTCTCCACACTAACATCACTCATGGACTAATGCAGAAAGAAATTTATCACTGCTCAAAATGTGGGAAGGATAATCTCCATAATCTTAGTAAGCACCAGTGTGTCCACACAAGAGAGAAGACTTTTccctgctcacagtgtgggaagagttttacttaCCAGCGTCATCTCCAACAtcatcagcgcattcacacaggagaaaaaccttatcactgctcacagtgtgggaagagcttTAATAAAGCAAGTACTCTACAAAGACACCTGCATATtcatacaggagagaagccctatcactgctcacagtgtgggaaaagTTTTATATACCTGAGTCGTCTTAAAGATCATAAgagcattcacacaggagagaagccgtatcactgctcacagtgtgggaaagGTTTTAAAAAGCCGAGTAATCTCAAGGATCATAAGCGagttcacacaggagagaagccattTCACTGCAACCATTGTGGGAAGAGCTTTAATCAGCTGAGTCATCTCAAAACACATCAGCGTATCCATACAGGAGAGAAACCATAtcagtgctcacagtgtgggaagagttttaatcagCAGAGTCATCTCAAAACGCATCAGCGCATCcatacaggagagaagccgtatcactgcttagagtgtgggaagagttttaatcaaCATGGAGATCTTCAAAAACATCAGCGCATtcatacaggagagaagccgtttcactgctcacagtgtgggaagagatTTAATCAACAGGGTGAACTTCAAATACATCAGCGTGTtcatacaggagagaagccgtatcactgcttaCAGTGTGGGAAGAGATTTAATCAACAGAGAAATCTTGAaaaacaccagcgcattcacacaggagagaggcTGTATCACTGCttacagtgtgggaagagcttTAATGAAAAGAGAAATCTTGAAAGACATCAACCCTTTCATACACGAGAGAAACCCTATGACTGCTTAcactgtgggaagagttttgctTACCAGAGTAATCTCAAaacacaccagcgcattcacacaggagagaagccgtatcagtgctcacagtgtggacaGAGATTCACGTATTTCAAGACATTTAAGAAACACAGTTGCAAAAACATTGAGCAGTCAGCTTGTGCCACATGA
- the scn1bb gene encoding sodium channel, voltage-gated, type I, beta b: MVQTALHFLSGMSARCFLFLCVLCALWVPLCNAACAEVDSDTEAVAGQGFKLGCISCKMRGEVEASAIVDWYFRAKGETEFVHIYNYDGEVSIIIDDRFDDRVDWNGSRKTTDLQDASIYIHNVTFNDSGVYRCFFRRTLSYASYEHETTASKVVHLTVVAKATRGTASIVSEVMMYVSIIGLQLWLLVEMIYCYRKIAAAGDEALRASAEEYLAIASESKDNCTGVQVAE; this comes from the exons ATGGTACAGACAGCACTCCACTTCCTGTCAGGCATGTCTGCCAGGTGTttcctgttcctgtgtgtgctctgtgctctctgGG TCCCTCTGTGTAACGCAGCATGTGCAGAGGTGGACTCAGACACTGAGGCGGTAGCAGGGCAAGGCTTTAAACTGGGCTGCATTTCCTGCAAGATGAGAGGAGAGGTGGAGGCCAGCGCTATCGTCGACTGGTACTTCAGGGCTAAGGGAGAGACAGAGTTTGTACAT ATCTATAACTATGATGGTGAGGTTTCCATCATAATTGACGATCGCTTCGATGACCGTGTGGACTGGAATGGCAGTAGAAAGACCACTGACCTGCAGGATGCCTCCATCTACATCCACAATGTGACCTTTAACGATTCGGGAGTGTACCGCTGCTTCTTCCGCCGAACCCTCTCCTATGCCTCCTATGAACATGAGACTACCGCCAGCAAAGTGGTGCACCTCACTGTGGTGGCCAAAG cGACGCGTGGCACGGCCTCCATCGTTTCGGAAGTAATGATGTACGTGTCAATCATAGGGCTGCAGCTGTGGCTGTTGGTGGAGATGATCTATTGCTACAGAAAGATTGCTGCGGCCGGTGATGAGGCCCTCAGAGCCAGCGC AGAGGAGTATTTAGCGATAGCATCGGAAAGCAAAGATAACTGCACAGGAGTGCAGGTGGCAGAATAA
- the LOC128318949 gene encoding E-selectin-like, protein MLSLFFSVLVLLFGVAAGMTREYISVTMTKNWTDAQKHCRENYRDLATITNNEENQRLNAIKGGSDSVWIGMYRDEINVDFWLWSDGTSSSFFQWNTNQPNNNGGNQNCVEIEPGGWNDQRCYEDRRFVCYQFLVLVKENKTWEEALEYCRMNYTGLASPASVTQLQLAEMESSQTQTDRVWAGLRFQNGKWLWVSKEPLGTLVSLPSCPAPRYRCGARNTKTHLWENRDCNEKLNFLCY, encoded by the coding sequence ATGTTGTCcttgtttttctctgttctgGTGCTCCTTTTTGGGGTGGCTGCAGGTATGACAAGAGAATATATTTCTGTTACTATGACCAAGAACTGGACTGATGCTCAGAAGCACTGCAGAGAAAACTACAGGGATCTGGCTACAATCACTAATAACGAGGAAAACCAGAGGCTCAATGCAATTAAGGGGGGAAGTGATAGTGTTTGGATTGGGATGTACAGAGACGAAATAAATGTAGACTTTTGGCTGTGGTCTGATGGAACATCAAGCTCTTTTTTTCAGTGGAACACCAACCAGCCAAATAATAATGGAGGAAATCAGAACTGTGTTGAGATCGAGCCAGGTGGCTGGAATGATCAGCGTTGTTATGAAGACCGGCGTTTTGTTTGTTACCAGTTTTTAGTCTTGGTAAAGGAGAATAAGACATGGGAAGAAGCTCTTGAGTATTGCAGAATGAACTACACTGGCCTGGCCTCCCCGGCCTCTGTAACACAATTACAGTTGGCTGAAATGGAGAGCAGTCAGACCCAAACAGACAGGGTTTGGGCTGGCCTGCGCTTCCAGAATGGAAAATGGCTCTGGGTGAGCAAGGAGCCATTGGGGACTCTGGTTTCACTGCCCTCATGCCCGGCTCCACGCTACCGCTGTGGAGCTcgcaacaccaaaacacacctTTGGGAGAACAGAGACTGCAATGAGAAGCTTAATTTCCTCTGCTACTAA
- the LOC113547147 gene encoding zinc finger protein 501 isoform X5 — MNDALLKLFSCTWCQLSYTSEIYLYNHIRRSHSEENMRLLISSDNVMPTGSAKSEQTCSGTLHTNITHGLMQKEIYHCSKCGKDNLHNLSKHQCVHTREKTFPCSQCGKSFTYQRHLQHHQRIHTGEKPYHCSQCGKSFNKASTLQRHLHIHTGEKPYHCSQCGKSFIYLSRLKDHKSIHTGEKPYHCSQCGKGFKKPSNLKDHKRVHTGEKPFHCNHCGKSFNQLSHLKTHQRIHTGEKPYQCSQCGKSFNQQSHLKTHQRIHTGEKPYHCLECGKSFNQHGDLQKHQRIHTGEKPFHCSQCGKRFNQQGELQIHQRVHTGEKPYHCLQCGKRFNQQRNLEKHQRIHTGERLYHCLQCGKSFNEKRNLERHQPFHTREKPYDCLHCGKSFAYQSNLKTHQRIHTGEKPYQCSQCGQRFTYFKTFKKHSCKNIEQSACAT; from the coding sequence ATGAATGATGCCCTGCTGAAACTTTTCTCCTGCACCTGGTGTCAGCTTTCCTACACATCTGAAATTTACCTTTACAATCACATAAGGAGAAGCCACTCTGAGGAAAATATGAGACTGTTGATATCAAGTGACAATGTGATGCCCACAGGAAGTGCAAAAAGTGAGCAAACATGCTCTGGTACTCTCCACACTAACATCACTCATGGACTAATGCAGAAAGAAATTTATCACTGCTCAAAATGTGGGAAGGATAATCTCCATAATCTTAGTAAGCACCAGTGTGTCCACACAAGAGAGAAGACTTTTccctgctcacagtgtgggaagagttttacttaCCAGCGTCATCTCCAACAtcatcagcgcattcacacaggagaaaaaccttatcactgctcacagtgtgggaagagcttTAATAAAGCAAGTACTCTACAAAGACACCTGCATATtcatacaggagagaagccctatcactgctcacagtgtgggaaaagTTTTATATACCTGAGTCGTCTTAAAGATCATAAgagcattcacacaggagagaagccgtatcactgctcacagtgtgggaaagGTTTTAAAAAGCCGAGTAATCTCAAGGATCATAAGCGagttcacacaggagagaagccattTCACTGCAACCATTGTGGGAAGAGCTTTAATCAGCTGAGTCATCTCAAAACACATCAGCGTATCCATACAGGAGAGAAACCATAtcagtgctcacagtgtgggaagagttttaatcagCAGAGTCATCTCAAAACGCATCAGCGCATCcatacaggagagaagccgtatcactgcttagagtgtgggaagagttttaatcaaCATGGAGATCTTCAAAAACATCAGCGCATtcatacaggagagaagccgtttcactgctcacagtgtgggaagagatTTAATCAACAGGGTGAACTTCAAATACATCAGCGTGTtcatacaggagagaagccgtatcactgcttaCAGTGTGGGAAGAGATTTAATCAACAGAGAAATCTTGAaaaacaccagcgcattcacacaggagagaggcTGTATCACTGCttacagtgtgggaagagcttTAATGAAAAGAGAAATCTTGAAAGACATCAACCCTTTCATACACGAGAGAAACCCTATGACTGCTTAcactgtgggaagagttttgctTACCAGAGTAATCTCAAaacacaccagcgcattcacacaggagagaagccgtatcagtgctcacagtgtggacaGAGATTCACGTATTTCAAGACATTTAAGAAACACAGTTGCAAAAACATTGAGCAGTCAGCTTGTGCCACATGA
- the lingo4a gene encoding leucine-rich repeat and immunoglobulin-like domain-containing nogo receptor-interacting protein 4a isoform X1 produces the protein MCGIYLKVELQMFGEAADWWMVYWWVVQLCIVGVSVEGIPPWPCPQNCECLHEPLKVNCSSCHLNSVPEGIHKNTQSLSLANNLLKTLEKHQFSELEQLQELDLSENMLTVIEVQAFSGLQNLLILRISQNRLKVILVGVFSGLQSLRLLDISKNEILVFLNDMFYEMPSLQKLEVNENDLVFISNRAFSGLLYLQELNLDGYNLTSVPTEALSQLPRLVRLSFCHTGLTVLPNNSFRQLTQLRELTLSHWHRLDTLLPNSLTGLNLTSLTLSYCNLSSVPYASLHHLVYLLYLDLSYNPITSIQPHLLRDLLQLQEFHLVGGNLKKVDPGAFHGLVHIQLFNVSLNQLSTLEETVFQSVGTLQVLRLDGNPLACDCRLFWVLQRHLHLNIDGQAPSCASPVQVQGRTFQEFMESELPVLFICRSARILNRKPQEVSVDEGQTVLFLCQVDGDPSPSVIWVSPQRTLLPTTGRIRVLSNGTLEVRYVQVQDSGIYYCFASNVAGNDSISVSLRVRSFVTSSSRNRSAHFFLDGWSFTSTHPPVNGSYDSQPFPFDLKTLLVAVTMGFLSFLSSVAVCFIFMFFWSQSRGQIKHTATIDFVPHRTGAGSGGGRTRMETGRFTMKLI, from the exons ATGTGTGGCATTTACCTGAAG GTGGAACTCCAGATGTTTGGGGAAGCTGCTGACTGGTGGATGGTATATTGGTGGGTGGTTCAGCTGTGCATAGTAGGTGTGTCAGTTGAAGGAATCCCACCTTGGCCATGCCCTCAGAATTGTGAGTGCTTACATGAGCCTCTCAAGGTCAACTGCTCCTCATGTCACTTAAACTCTGTACCGGAGGGTATCCATAAGAACACACAAAGCCTCAGTTTGGCCAATAATCTACTGAAGACACTTGAAAAACATCAGTTCTCTGAACTGGAACAGCTTCAGGAACTGGATTTGAGTGAAAACATGCTGACAGTGATTGAAGTGCAAGCATTTTCTGGCCTGCAAAACCTTCTCATTCTGAGGATTTCCCAAAATCGGCTTAAGGTCATTCTGGTCGGAGTGTTCTCTGGACTTCAGAGTCTCCGTCTGCTGGacattagcaagaatgaaatcCTTGTCTTTCTCAATGACATGTTTTATGAGATGCCATCTCTACAGAAGTTGGAAGTTAACGAGAATGATCTTGTGTTCATCTCAAACCGTGCCTTCAGTGGCTTACTATACCTTCAGGAACTTAACTTAGATGGCTATAACCTTACTTCAGTCCCAACTGAGGCACTGTCACAGCTTCCCAGGTTGGTGAGGCTGAGTTTCTGTCACACTGGTCTCACAGTGCTACCCAACAATTCGTTTAGGCAGCTGACTCAGCTCAGGGAGCTGACATTGTCCCATTGGCACAGGCTGGATACACTATTACCTAATAGTTTGACTGGACTTAACCTCACCTCTCTGACACTCAGCTACTGCAACCTGAGTTCTGTGCCCTATGCTTCTTTGCACCATCTGGTCTATCTGCTCTACTTGGACCTGTCCTACAACCCTATCACCTCCATCCAGCCACATCTGCTCAGAGACCTTCTACAGCTGCAAGAGTTCCATTTGGTTGGTGGGAATCTGAAGAAGGTGGATCCGGGTGCTTTCCATGGCCTTGTTCATATTCAGCTATTCAATGTATCATTAAATCAACTGTCAACACTGGAAGAGACTGTGTTCCAATCAGTAGGGACACTTCAGGTACTTCGGCTGGATGGGAACCCACTTGCTTGCGACTGCCGACTATTTTGGGTGCTGCAACGTCATCTGCATCTAAACATTGATGGGCAGGCACCCAGTTGTGCCTCACCTGTACAGGTGCAGGGTAGAACATTCCAGGAGTTCATGGAGTCTGAGCTTCCAGTGTTGTTTATTTGTAGATCAGCACGTATTCTAAACCGCAAGCCACAGGAGGTGAGTGTGGACGAGGGCCAAACAGTCCTGTTCCTTTGTCAAGTGGATGGAGACCCTTCCCCCTCTGTCATCTGGGTGAGCCCTCAGCGGACGCTTCTGCCCACCACAGGTCGGATCCGTGTGCTGTCCAATGGAACCCTTGAGGTGCGTTATGTACAAGTGCAAGACAGTGGCATCTACTATTGCTTTGCATCTAATGTGGCCGGGAATGACAGTATTTCTGTCAGTCTGCGGGTGCGAAGTTTTGTCACTTCCTCATCTCGGAACCGCTCTGCCCACTTCTTTCTTGATGGCTGGAGTTTTACATCTACCCATCCACCAGTAAACGGCTCGTACGATTCTCAGCCATTTCCATTTGACTTGAAGACGCTGTTAGTTGCAGTAACAATGGGCTTCCTGTCATTCCTGAGCTCTGTGGCAGTTTGCTTTATATTCATGTTCTTCTGGAGTCAGAGCAGAGGGCAGATcaaacacacagccacaatTGACTTTGTACCTCACAGAACAGGAGCAGGATCTGGGGGAGGACGGACCAGAATGGAGACTGGCAGATTTACCATGAAGCTCATCTGA